TTGATAAAGAAGAACGTGGCCAAAAAGGCGCAGCGTTAACAACTTTTATTAGTGTTGCTGGTAGTTACTTGGTACTTATGCCTAACAACCCTCGTGCTGGCGGTATTTCTCGCCGTATTGAAGGTGATGAGCGTACCGAACTTAAAGAAGCACTCAGCCGTTTAGAACTACCTAAAGGTATGGGCTTAATTGTGCGTACTGCGGGTGTTGGTAAATCGTTTGAAGAATTAAATTACGATTTAAAAGCGTTATTAGTTCACTGGGAAGCTATTAGACAAGCTGCCGACAGTGCTAAAGCGCCGTTTTTAATTCACCAAGAAAGCAACGTAATTTTCCGTGCGATTCGTGATTATTTACGTCGTGATATTGGCGAAATTTTAATTGATAAGCCACGTGTTTTTGAAGAAGCTAAAGCTCACATTGAGCGTTTTCGTCCTGACTTTATGAGCCGCGTTAAGCTTTACCAAGGCGACACACCGTTATTTACGCATTACCAAATTGAAAGCCAAATTGAGTCTGCGTTCCAACGTGAAGTGCGTTTACCATCAGGCGGTTCAATTGTTATTGACCCTACTGAAGCACTTACGTCTATCGATATCAACTCGTCTAAAGCTACAAAAGGCGGCGATATTGAAGAAACAGCACTTAATACTAACCTTGAAGCAGCTGACGAAATTGCACGCCAATTACGTTTACGCGACTTAGGTGGTTTGATTGTTATAGATTTCATCGATATGACACCGCCACGTCACCAGCGTGAAGTAGAAAACCGCTTAAAAGACGCTGCGCGCCCAGATCGTGCTCGTGTACAAATTGGTAAAATTTCTCGCTTTGGTTTACTTGAAATGTCGCGTCAGCGCCTACGCCCTTCATTAGGTGAAGCAAGCCAAGGTGTGTGTCCTCGTTGTAGTGGCCAAGGTACGGTTCGTTCTAACGAGTCTATTGCTCTATCTATTCTTCGTTTAATTGAAGAAGAAGCAATTAAAGACAACACTTCTCAAGTAAATGCACAAGTACCTGTTGCTGTTGCCGCCTACTTGTTAAACGAACAACGTCGTAGTGTTCACCGTATTGAAAAGCATCACAAGTGTGACGTAGTGATTATTCCTAATCAACACATGGAAACACCACACTACGAAGTAATGCGCTTACGTAAAGACGAAACACTTGAAACGGTAAGTTACGAGCAAGTTGTTGCGCCTGAACCAGAAGCGTTTGAAATGTCAAAATCGCCTGCAGCACCTGTTCGTGAAGAGCCTATGCTAAAAGGTGTTGTTATGCCTTCAAGCCCTGCTCCACAAGCAGCGCCAGCTCCAGCAGCCAAGCCTGCAGCGGTAGCCGCTAAAGAAGAAGCGGGTTTATTTACTGCACTTGCTAACTGGTTTAAATCTATTTTTGCTAGCGAAACACCTGAGCAGAAAAAAGAAGCCGTTGAAAAGCAGCAAGAAGAAGCACGTAATAATAAGCGCCGTGGAAACGATAATCGCCGTCGTAATAACAATCAACGTCGTCGCAATAACCCACGCTCTAAACAACGCACAGACCGCAATACTGATGAAGTAGAAACAAAAACTAATTCACCGGTAGCAAACGAGAACCAAGAGAAGAACGAAAACCGCAACAAGCGTCGTCGTAATTCTAACTCTCGTAAGCGCCCTGA
This DNA window, taken from Pseudoalteromonas marina, encodes the following:
- the rne gene encoding ribonuclease E, which encodes MKRMLINATQQEEMRVALVDGQRLYDLDIESPGHEQKKANIYKGKITRIEPSLEAAFVDYGADRHGFLPLKEIARTYFPAGYTFNGRPNIRDVIKEGQEVIIQVDKEERGQKGAALTTFISVAGSYLVLMPNNPRAGGISRRIEGDERTELKEALSRLELPKGMGLIVRTAGVGKSFEELNYDLKALLVHWEAIRQAADSAKAPFLIHQESNVIFRAIRDYLRRDIGEILIDKPRVFEEAKAHIERFRPDFMSRVKLYQGDTPLFTHYQIESQIESAFQREVRLPSGGSIVIDPTEALTSIDINSSKATKGGDIEETALNTNLEAADEIARQLRLRDLGGLIVIDFIDMTPPRHQREVENRLKDAARPDRARVQIGKISRFGLLEMSRQRLRPSLGEASQGVCPRCSGQGTVRSNESIALSILRLIEEEAIKDNTSQVNAQVPVAVAAYLLNEQRRSVHRIEKHHKCDVVIIPNQHMETPHYEVMRLRKDETLETVSYEQVVAPEPEAFEMSKSPAAPVREEPMLKGVVMPSSPAPQAAPAPAAKPAAVAAKEEAGLFTALANWFKSIFASETPEQKKEAVEKQQEEARNNKRRGNDNRRRNNNQRRRNNPRSKQRTDRNTDEVETKTNSPVANENQEKNENRNKRRRNSNSRKRPEHKADKDQVKVADAPAKANADTNAAEAPKEHKPKVRRQRRNVRKKVRIQDENAEQLQATEQTPVETAAVEEKPQVQAKPEAQEKPVAAEKPTPVKEEKVETVESKDETVATEEEQTRTRSRRSPRHLRASGQRRRRPEGESAETKSDEAPAFVPVADQAAAEYEAELKAKSEEKAVDASEQVEQAVAVEDLAKVEVAQEQVKAEEPVKTEEPVKAEEPVQTEEPVQTEEPVQTEEPVQTEEPVKAEEPVQAEELVQAEEPVQTEEPVQAEEPVQAEEPVKAEEPVKAEESVKADEPALEAEVVPVETTETPVEAKEAPVVEKAAEATLNSKTVITKGHASAPMAQPAPAADSEVKHVPVAMAHDKRELIPDSGLRPGSIKPAGRASSAMTKTLSAD